A part of Sulfurifustis variabilis genomic DNA contains:
- a CDS encoding SDR family NAD(P)-dependent oxidoreductase, giving the protein MPRSVLVTGCSSGIGKSVAFGLKARGYRVYATARRPADVAALREAGLDALFLDLDSSESIRIAVDEVLSRTAGRLHGLVNNAAYGQPGAVEDLSREALRAQFETNLFGTHELTARLLPAFRARNEGRIVQISSLLGLVCLAYRGAYNASKFALEALTDTLRLELRGSGIRISLVEPGPIATRFRDNAYAAYKRHIDPTGSVHRSNYEHMERRLAGRGGPLPFTLPAEAVLPKVVHALEARRPRPRYAVTVPTRFFAVARRLLPTTALDRLLWRVSGAGRR; this is encoded by the coding sequence ATGCCACGAAGCGTCCTCGTCACCGGCTGTTCGAGCGGAATCGGCAAGTCCGTCGCGTTCGGGCTCAAGGCGCGCGGCTACCGGGTCTACGCCACCGCCCGCAGGCCCGCCGACGTGGCGGCGCTGCGGGAGGCCGGCCTCGATGCCCTGTTTCTCGATCTGGATTCGTCGGAATCCATCCGGATCGCCGTCGATGAGGTGCTCTCGCGCACCGCCGGCAGGCTCCACGGGCTGGTCAACAACGCCGCGTACGGCCAGCCCGGGGCCGTCGAGGATTTGAGCCGCGAAGCGCTGCGGGCACAGTTCGAGACCAACCTCTTCGGAACGCACGAGCTCACCGCGCGCCTCCTGCCGGCATTCCGCGCCCGGAACGAGGGCCGAATCGTGCAGATCAGCTCGCTGCTCGGGCTGGTTTGCCTGGCCTATCGCGGGGCATACAACGCCTCCAAGTTCGCTCTCGAGGCGCTTACGGACACCCTTCGACTGGAGCTGCGGGGGAGCGGGATACGGATCAGCCTCGTCGAGCCCGGTCCGATCGCGACCCGGTTTCGGGACAACGCCTACGCCGCCTACAAGCGGCACATCGACCCGACGGGAAGCGTACACCGGTCGAACTACGAGCACATGGAGCGGCGCCTGGCCGGCCGCGGGGGACCGCTCCCCTTCACCCTTCCGGCGGAGGCCGTCCTGCCCAAGGTGGTGCACGCGCTCGAGGCGCGCCGGCCGCGGCCGCGGTACGCGGTTACCGTGCCCACCCGCTTCTTCGCCGTCGCGCGCCGCCTGCTCCCGACGACCGCGCTCGATCGGCTCCTGTGGCGCGTCAGTGGGGCGGGACGGCGCTGA
- a CDS encoding DegT/DnrJ/EryC1/StrS family aminotransferase: protein MTDPVPFLDLTAQFGALEAEWLAAIRETGAKGSFILGPNVADFEREFAEYVGVKHAIGVANGTDSLILSLRALGIGPGDEVITTPYTFFASSEAIDVVGATPVFADIDPASFTLDPKSVAERVTDRTRAIVPVHIFGHPCDMSALGEIARRHKLAVIEDCAQSFGATVGGRVVGSMGDAGSFSFYPTKVLGCYGDGGMITTNSDAVNEHVRRLRNHGAVKPFIHVEVGCNSRLDEIQAALLRIKLRRVRADIDGRRGVARAYDRRLAGTALVVPATAAGAEHAYNLYTVRIPRGRDAARQALADAGIPTALCYPQGLHLQEVYRRLDYRPGSLPVCERLTEENLSLPIYPGMPERHIDRVCEALTRALA, encoded by the coding sequence GTGACCGATCCCGTTCCGTTCCTCGACCTCACCGCGCAGTTCGGCGCGCTCGAGGCCGAATGGCTTGCCGCGATCCGGGAGACCGGGGCGAAGGGCAGCTTCATCCTCGGGCCCAACGTGGCCGACTTCGAACGCGAGTTCGCGGAGTACGTCGGCGTCAAGCACGCGATCGGCGTCGCCAACGGAACCGACTCCCTCATCCTCAGCCTGCGCGCGCTCGGGATCGGGCCGGGCGACGAGGTCATCACCACGCCCTACACGTTCTTCGCCTCCAGCGAGGCGATCGATGTCGTCGGCGCGACGCCGGTGTTTGCCGACATCGATCCGGCGAGTTTCACGCTCGACCCGAAGAGCGTGGCCGAGCGCGTGACGGACCGCACGCGGGCGATCGTTCCGGTGCACATCTTCGGCCATCCGTGCGACATGTCGGCGCTCGGGGAGATCGCGCGCCGGCACAAGCTCGCGGTAATCGAGGACTGCGCGCAGTCGTTCGGCGCCACGGTCGGCGGCAGGGTCGTGGGATCGATGGGCGATGCCGGCAGCTTCAGTTTCTATCCGACGAAGGTGCTCGGCTGCTACGGGGACGGCGGGATGATCACGACGAACAGCGACGCGGTGAACGAGCACGTCCGCCGGCTGCGCAACCACGGCGCGGTGAAGCCGTTCATTCACGTCGAGGTCGGGTGCAACAGCCGCCTGGACGAGATCCAGGCCGCGTTGCTCCGGATCAAGCTGCGCCGCGTCCGCGCCGACATCGACGGTCGCCGCGGCGTGGCCCGCGCCTACGACCGCCGCCTCGCCGGCACGGCGCTCGTCGTGCCGGCAACCGCCGCCGGCGCGGAACACGCCTACAACCTCTACACCGTCCGCATCCCGCGTGGGCGCGATGCCGCGCGCCAGGCGCTGGCCGACGCGGGCATCCCGACGGCGCTCTGCTACCCGCAGGGCCTGCATTTGCAGGAGGTGTACCGGCGCCTGGACTACCGGCCGGGCAGCCTTCCGGTCTGTGAGCGCCTGACGGAAGAGAACCTCTCGCTCCCCATCTATCCCGGCATGCCGGAAAGGCACATCGATCGCGTCTGCGAGGCCCTCACCCGCGCGCTCGCCTGA
- a CDS encoding Gfo/Idh/MocA family protein has protein sequence MTDPQPAPAGRLRVGVIGVGYLGRFHARIYASMPDVELVGVADVDGARARSVAEQHGCLACTDPQELLERVEAVSIVVPTVYHAAVARPFLERGVHMLMEKPIAPTLGESEELVELAESKGVVFQVGHLERFNAGIMELARRVTNPRFLEVHRLGTFVERAIDVDVVTDLMIHDIDIVLSLVKSNIRSIAADGIPVITEHVDIANARIEFENGAVANVTASRVSNKKLRRIRIFGNEHYYGLDYIDQKLEVVRAVPDEAGGKWPKIVTEVLAIEPRPPLDTELAYFVDAVRHRSRPLVDGRVGLEALRVAMLVKEKIQS, from the coding sequence ATGACGGATCCCCAACCCGCCCCTGCCGGTCGGCTGCGCGTCGGCGTCATCGGCGTCGGCTACCTCGGACGCTTCCACGCGCGCATCTACGCTTCCATGCCCGACGTCGAGCTCGTCGGCGTCGCCGACGTGGACGGTGCGCGGGCGCGGTCGGTCGCCGAGCAGCACGGCTGCCTTGCCTGTACCGACCCCCAGGAGCTGCTCGAACGGGTCGAGGCGGTGAGCATCGTGGTGCCGACCGTCTACCATGCGGCCGTGGCCCGGCCGTTCCTCGAGCGCGGCGTGCACATGCTGATGGAGAAGCCGATCGCCCCTACGCTCGGCGAATCCGAGGAGCTGGTCGAGCTCGCGGAGAGCAAGGGCGTCGTCTTCCAGGTCGGCCACCTGGAGCGGTTCAACGCCGGCATCATGGAGCTGGCCCGGCGCGTCACGAACCCGCGGTTTCTCGAAGTGCACCGTCTCGGCACCTTCGTCGAGCGCGCGATCGACGTCGACGTGGTGACCGACCTCATGATCCACGACATCGACATCGTGCTGTCGCTCGTGAAGTCGAACATCCGGTCGATCGCCGCGGACGGTATCCCGGTCATCACCGAGCACGTGGACATCGCCAACGCGCGCATCGAGTTCGAGAACGGGGCGGTCGCCAACGTGACCGCGAGCCGCGTCTCGAACAAGAAGCTGCGCCGCATCCGCATCTTCGGCAACGAGCACTACTACGGCCTGGACTACATCGACCAGAAGCTCGAGGTCGTGCGCGCCGTGCCGGACGAGGCGGGCGGCAAGTGGCCGAAGATCGTGACCGAGGTGCTCGCGATAGAGCCGCGCCCGCCGCTCGACACCGAGCTCGCCTATTTCGTGGACGCGGTGCGCCACCGCAGCCGCCCGCTCGTCGACGGGCGGGTGGGACTGGAAGCGCTGCGCGTCGCCATGCTCGTCAAGGAGAAGATACAGTCGTGA